GCATCTGGATTAGTAGGAATTTCTTTAGCTGATTCTTTAATATATTCTGCCAAATAATCCCCAAAAATATAGTTTAAATCTAATGACTCATGGGGAACATTAATCAAATCATCTAAATTAGATTTTACATTCTCTAATTCAATGGTTTTATTTACCCGTTCTATTTTGGCATTAATCGCTGTAACCAGTCAGCTAGGGGCTACTTTATATTGTGTGCAGAATTGACCTATTTCTAAGAATCTTTGTGACTCATTAATCTCAGGTTGTGCTAACTTATTTACTAATTGTTCAAACAAAAAAGGAACGTTATTTTCATTAATATCGTTCCCAGATTTTTCATAAGTTTTAGACAGTATTTTGACATTTCTTTTGAGGTTCTCTCTCATCCATTGAGACTGATTAAAACCATTATTTTTTGCAAGGTAAAATAATGTACCTATCCCTACTTTATAACCCTTTTTAAAACTATCCCATTTTTTCTCTATTCCCTTGCCATCATATTTAGCACTGGTAGCACTCCATTTATCCCAAATATCAAAATCAACTCCATGATTGTACAATGCCATACCCACTGTTACCCATTGATGGTAGTCATCACTAAGAATATGAGATAAAGCGGTTTCAATTAATCTCAATTCATCTTGAGGAGATAAGTCATTATCCTTGATGAAAATTAAACAGGTATTGAGTAAATCATAAGACTCTTGAAAAGATAGACAACGGGGGGAGATTTCCTTAATCCACTTATAATAACCTGTTTCAGGGTGAACAGAGGGGGGTAAGACACTCGCACAACCTTTATAGCGTATTTCAAGATGATCGCCATTGATAGCAGAATAGTTTTTATATTTGGTTAAGTCATATTTGCTGATATGTTGCCATAGAGCTAAGTGTTCAGTGGGTATCTGATATGCAATCTGATAATGACCTTTTTTGCCACTTGACCAACACATACTATCTTGATTGAGTAACCATGAACCAATAGCTTTAGCTACTTGATCCGCACTATCACCATCAAAGTCTATGGAAACAATACCTACTCCATTAAATTCACCTGTTAACAATCCATAGCCATTAGGTTTACCGATTTTTAATTGTTTTTGGCAATAGTCATAAGATTTACCTTTTTGCCATGATTTTTCATAGTATTCTTTATCACGACATACAGCAAAACGATCTGAACTAAAAAGCTCAGTTAGGGAAAAACTGTTATTTTTTGTCATATAATTAAATTAATTAATTTTTTAATTGAATTAATTGAAAGTAGTTAGATACTTTCAAAAACTAAGTAATCACACGGTTTTGGGGTGTACCGCAAACACCTTCTGGTTTTTTTGTAATGTCCTTTCAGGTAGGAATTGAAAGGATGTTTTTAATATAACAAAAAAACAGTCATAAGATTATAATAATCTATGCCTTTTAAATCTTAGATTATTTTCCGCAGATATAAACTTAATTAAGATTGATACTACTTTTTCAAAACCGTATTTTTCAATCATTTCAGGATATTCATGCCATTTAACATTTTCTTCTTCAAGAATTTTATCGGGTTCAATATCCTCATCTTGATAGTAAGAGTCCCATAAATCATATAAAAAATCATCAACGGCTAATCTTAACCAATTACAATCAGAAACAGAATAATAGGCAAGAGATAATAAATTCAAATCATTTTCAATAGAATTAACAAAGTGGTTTAATGCTCTCTCTAAAAATTCTGTTCTTTTAATGTTATGCTTTTTGCAAAAATCATCCATTTTGATTAAGTCTTCTTCTTTAAAATAAGTCGTGACTCTTTTTTTTATTCTTTGCTCTTTCATTTTAAATCTCTTTAATTAAATCTTTTAAATCTTTGATTAGTTGACTAGCAGAATTACTCTTATAGCCTTTTTCTTTATTATCAATTTTATTTGCTATTTCAATTAAAAACTTTTGTACACTCCGATTATTATTATGATTATCAGAACTTAAACATAGATCTAATTGTTGTGCATAAGCTAATATTTTATCCTCAAATATTACTGGTATTCTTATTGCTTTTGTTGGGGTATTTTTCCATTTTGTCGGTTGTCCTCCTTGCTTAAGATTCTTAAGACTATTTAAACTAACCATAAATTTTTGTACACTCCGATTATACTTTTTTATCTAGTCCCCTAAGTATAACATATTTATTGACCAAAAATACTTGTACATTCCGATTTTAAGTAGTGTGCTTACTTTATAAGTTTAATTACTGTAATTATTGTAGTGATTTTTTCCTAATATATATACGTTTATTTGCGATTATTACATAATAATATTTTGATTAATCCTGAAGGTATTGAAAGGGCAAAATAAGTCCTTCTAGGTGTCTTAAATTGAATATTTATTTTTCGTATTTATAATTTGTTGGTACTCTCATCAAAGTATTTCAAAGACATGCAACCATAAATTACTTTGTTTCGTGCTTCAATAATTCATACTTCATTGAGTTTCTGGAAGTGATTAAGTAAAAATTCTTGTAATTTTCTCTAATCTTCTGGCGGTGAAAAATACCTCAAGAGCTTTTGGATTTTGCAGAATTTTCTCCTCAGCTTCTTTTTTCCTTGAAAACAACCATTAAATATCCCTATGTTAGTTGCTCTGAAAAGTTTTCAAGTAATCAGTTTTCCGTTATCGCTCGATATAGACCTATATTTAAGGTCTGTCAATGAAACGGTTTAGAAATTGCCTCAAAAAGTGCAATAGAAACGAAGAAAAAAGGTAAGAGGGATTATTCACTTTTCTCTAAGATTTCAGATGAATTTGAAAGATATGGTACAGAACAGCATAAATAGTGATTCAGTCGGTGAGAAGGCTTTTTGAGGAGTTCTCTTTTGCTCCACCGTTCGTTAGCGAGCTATATTTAAGGTCGCCAAATGAATTGTTTAATTAGCTTGAGTGAGCTAAAGTCCTGAAATCATTAAAAATTAAGGGTGATCACTCTTTCTTTTTTCTCGGAGAAGATGAAAGGTGGAAACAAAAAGAAAGAAATTAGACAAGTGCAAATCTAGCCCACAGCCTTCGCACTTATTTTGGGATGTGATTGAACCAGAACTAACTAAAACGAGTTTGGATTAATAACCTAGAATTGACGAGATTATAATCCTGTCAAAATGGAAACCGTCAAAACAGAAACGTGTTGCCAATAATAAAAAACAAAACCCGTTTCGGATTTAGTGGTAATGAATAAAAATTCTCTACTTTCATCTACTCAATCCTCTACTTTTTAGCTTTTGTTTAAATGCTTATAAAATATAAGTTTATAAATAGCTATATAAGTATTATTCTACTTTTCCTCTACTTTTAATCTACAAGCATTGATATATTTATATTTGACAATGTATTATTATTTTCTGAAAGGTTGTTTTGTCGTTATTTTTTTATTAAAAGTAGATGGTTTACGTTTATTTTCATGTAACTTGTCACAAGTATCTTAATGTTTTTTAACTATTGAAGAATAATTGAAAAAAACTAATTAATATAAAAGAAAGTTTCTGAAACGATGAAGAGAAAAGAAACCTAGAGAATGCGGACGGAGAGACTCGAACTCTCACATCAGAGATACTAGAACCTAAATCTAGCGCGTCTACCAATTCCGCCACGTCCGCTTAAGACCAAATACTATCATAACAGTCTTAATAGAATAATTCAACGATTTTGGCTAAATTTTTCTTTATCCACCTCCAAATCTCATCTTCACCAATGCCTGTTGAGTTTTACTATCAAGGGAATTGAACAGAAAACGACCTTGAGACTTTGGTCGATAACGTAAGTTTTTTTTCTGCCTTATACTTGTAAAATCAACTTCTTTGGCTAGTTTTTGAGCAGACATCCATTCTGCCCCATAACCTACTACCGTGTGACGTTGAGCTTGATCTGATGTTGCAACTATTATCCTTGTGCGACTCTCTGGGTTTTGACGAACAAAAGAAGCACAAAATTTTTCTATGTAAGTATCTGCCGTTTCTGAATATGATGTGTAGTGAACAGAAAGACTTTTACTGTATTTTTCTTCATTTTTAACAGTTTTTTGATAATGGGCATCAAAAACTATTTTTGTTTCTAACTCTTTATAACCAGAATAGTTAATTAAACTTTCAATTAAAGAGTTTCTGGCGTATTCAAGGCCTTTTTGGTCTCTTATACTCTGGAGGTAAGCCCATGAACCGATGACATTGTAGCCATCCACTAATAAGATAGCCTGAGAAATAGTAGCATTCATTTCCTTGCATATATATTTTACTAAGATTAATTTTTGGTGCTGTCATAATGGTAGATTTTAACAAAAATTTAATCTTGAAGTCGTAACAATTGCCACTAATTCTTAAATAATTCCCTTGGATTCCCTTGTGATACTACTTTACCTTCTTTTAATAAAAAATAGCCGTCTGCATAATTTAATTCCTCGAGACGATGTGTCACCCATAAGGCAGTAATATTTCTTTCTTTGACAATTTTTTGTACGAGAGCTACTAGCTCTATTTGAGTATCTGGGTCTAATAATGCTGTAGGTTCATCTAATAATAATACCTGACAATGACGTGCGATCGCACCTGCAATGGCTATACGTTGTTTTTGTCCACCACTGAGGGCATAAATGGGTCTATCCTCTAATTCGAGGAGATTAACAGCACAGAGGGCTTCTCTTACCCTTACTTTAATCTGAGATAAGCTCAATTTTTCAGAAACTAAGCCAAAAGCAATATCTGCGGCCACCGTTGGCATTACCAATTGATGATCTGGATTTTGGAAGACAAAGCCGAGAGGAGAATCAGTATAAATATGACCTTCATCGGCAATTAGTAAATTCGCTAATAATCTCAATAAAGTAGATTTACCACAACCGTTATTTCCTAGTAACATCCACAACTCACCTTTTGGCACAGTAAGACTACAAGAGTTTAAAACCGATGTTTGTGGACTCCAAGAAAATCTGAGATTTTCAACTGCGATCGCAATATCTGATTTACTCAAAATAAAAATTTAGAATGTAGAACCAAAAAATTTTCCTAATACCCTAACACCCGAAAACCCTAAAAGTATAACGTTGAACTATGTACTTAACTTACTTCTCGGCAAGGGCGGCAAAGAATCCGGGTACGTTGTTGCCTTTACTTGTACCGTCTTTCTGAGAAATTACTACTCCCGTAATTTGATCACTAATAACAGCAATTTTTTTATCAGTTTGTTTATCGCAAGTGAGTTCTACAATTTGAGTTTCTGAACTTTTCATCGCTTCGATGATCTGATTGTAAAGGGTTTGAGCTTCACTTTCTTCTTTTTTTTCTACGGATAAAGGAACAGGAATATATCTCACTAATAAATCAATTGTAATCATATTAATAATTGCAGTGTAATCTTATAAATAGGCTCTAATTTTAGCTTAACCGATTTTAATATTTTTAATCTTTTTTTAACAAATGAGTTGTCAAATTTTGATATTTTCCCATAGAATGGTACTATAAATATAACGTTAAGAAAAGTAAACTTTTCTCAGTAAGTCATTGTAAACTGATTTTAACAGTAATTTAGACTTGAGAAATAAGAAACGTTGTTGTAATTATATTCATTCGGAGTTTATTTTATGACCATTGCAGTCGGACGTGCGCCAGAAAGAGGATGGTTTGATGTCCTTGATGACTGGCTTAAAAGAGACCGCTTTGTATTCGTTGGTTGGTCTGGTATCCTTCTTTTCCCTTGTGCTTATTTAGCTTTGGGTGGTTGGTTAACTGGTACAACTTTTGTTACTTCTTGGTACACCCACGGTTTAGCTAGTTCCTATTTAGAGGGTGCTAACTTCTTAACCGTTGCTGTTTCTTCTCCTGCGGATGTTTTTGGACATTCCCTCTTGTTTTTATGGGGTCCTGAAGCTCAAGGAGATTTCACCCGTTGGTGTCAAATCGGCGGTTTATGGACTTTCGTAGCATTACACGGAGCTTTTGGTTTAATTGGCTTCATGTTACGTCAGTTTGAAATTGCTCGTCTTGTGGGTATTCGTCCTTACAATGCGATCGCATTTTCTGCTCCTATCGCTGTATTTGTAAGCGTATTCTTAATGTATCCT
This is a stretch of genomic DNA from Cyanobacterium aponinum PCC 10605. It encodes these proteins:
- a CDS encoding PriCT-2 domain-containing protein, coding for MTKNNSFSLTELFSSDRFAVCRDKEYYEKSWQKGKSYDYCQKQLKIGKPNGYGLLTGEFNGVGIVSIDFDGDSADQVAKAIGSWLLNQDSMCWSSGKKGHYQIAYQIPTEHLALWQHISKYDLTKYKNYSAINGDHLEIRYKGCASVLPPSVHPETGYYKWIKEISPRCLSFQESYDLLNTCLIFIKDNDLSPQDELRLIETALSHILSDDYHQWVTVGMALYNHGVDFDIWDKWSATSAKYDGKGIEKKWDSFKKGYKVGIGTLFYLAKNNGFNQSQWMRENLKRNVKILSKTYEKSGNDINENNVPFLFEQLVNKLAQPEINESQRFLEIGQFCTQYKVAPS
- a CDS encoding NYN domain-containing protein, with the protein product MNATISQAILLVDGYNVIGSWAYLQSIRDQKGLEYARNSLIESLINYSGYKELETKIVFDAHYQKTVKNEEKYSKSLSVHYTSYSETADTYIEKFCASFVRQNPESRTRIIVATSDQAQRHTVVGYGAEWMSAQKLAKEVDFTSIRQKKNLRYRPKSQGRFLFNSLDSKTQQALVKMRFGGG
- a CDS encoding energy-coupling factor ABC transporter ATP-binding protein; this translates as MSKSDIAIAVENLRFSWSPQTSVLNSCSLTVPKGELWMLLGNNGCGKSTLLRLLANLLIADEGHIYTDSPLGFVFQNPDHQLVMPTVAADIAFGLVSEKLSLSQIKVRVREALCAVNLLELEDRPIYALSGGQKQRIAIAGAIARHCQVLLLDEPTALLDPDTQIELVALVQKIVKERNITALWVTHRLEELNYADGYFLLKEGKVVSQGNPRELFKN